A window of the Teredinibacter franksiae genome harbors these coding sequences:
- a CDS encoding helix-turn-helix domain-containing protein, with the protein MLTFYKKSIGLFVMLMIVSALIAGYCYNKALLEVNLLPRINSIYPWNLQSFSDDVLGGVSTTRFIESNNLIRYQYKVIDKVKFPYAGGMISFGMKDNEERIVDFSRYSAISFSVRCEESNEMTFHLHSFDSEVTRKDDIMSYRIAVRDFSCEPEESKITIDLNHLVVPHWWLKKWNRPITDTHYWLDKTRAFSFDNDDRGPLNVELETRITTVVLHGRDVVYLWVGSSILLFLWLGFFIVILKLYTKHIESEVNGRLSRSKSRIAYQKLSLGSRKDKEKMQLIQFMEKEFSNADLSLEYTMAQLGLSRTKINELLRSESGLTYTGYLNRLRLTEASMQLSIDSSREISEIAYAVGYSNVSYFNRLFRVEFGCTPRIFKELYSTCENQSL; encoded by the coding sequence ATGTTGACGTTTTATAAAAAATCGATAGGGCTATTTGTGATGCTGATGATTGTCAGCGCGCTCATTGCTGGGTATTGCTATAACAAAGCGTTGCTGGAAGTGAACTTGTTGCCGCGTATAAATAGTATTTACCCATGGAATCTTCAGTCTTTCAGCGACGATGTGTTGGGTGGGGTGTCGACTACTCGGTTTATCGAATCAAATAATTTAATCCGTTATCAATACAAAGTTATTGATAAGGTGAAATTTCCGTACGCGGGTGGAATGATATCCTTTGGAATGAAAGATAATGAGGAGCGTATTGTTGATTTTAGTCGATATTCTGCAATTTCCTTTTCTGTAAGATGTGAGGAGTCAAATGAAATGACTTTTCATTTGCATAGCTTTGATTCTGAGGTTACTCGTAAGGATGATATTATGAGTTATCGAATTGCGGTTAGAGATTTTAGTTGTGAGCCGGAGGAATCAAAAATTACAATTGATTTAAACCACTTGGTTGTTCCACATTGGTGGTTAAAGAAGTGGAATAGACCTATAACCGACACACATTATTGGCTAGATAAAACCAGAGCTTTTTCTTTTGATAATGATGACCGCGGACCGCTAAATGTTGAGCTGGAAACGCGTATAACGACTGTCGTTTTACACGGACGGGATGTGGTTTACCTTTGGGTGGGTTCATCAATATTGTTGTTTTTATGGTTGGGTTTTTTTATTGTAATATTAAAGCTCTATACAAAGCATATTGAGAGCGAGGTTAACGGTAGGTTGTCGAGATCTAAATCGAGAATTGCTTACCAAAAACTGTCGCTGGGCTCTCGCAAAGACAAGGAAAAAATGCAGTTAATCCAGTTTATGGAAAAGGAGTTTTCGAACGCTGATTTGAGCCTTGAGTACACCATGGCCCAATTGGGCCTGAGCCGTACTAAAATAAACGAGTTGTTGAGGTCCGAGTCGGGTTTAACCTATACGGGCTACTTGAATAGATTAAGACTGACGGAGGCTTCCATGCAGCTATCAATTGACTCTTCTCGGGAAATCTCCGAAATTGCCTACGCCGTTGGGTATAGCAATGTTTCGTACTTTAACCGTCTGTTTAGAGTTGAATTTGGTTGCACACCTCGCATATTTAAAGAGCTTTACTCAACCTGCGAAAACCAGTCGCTGTAA
- a CDS encoding helix-turn-helix domain-containing protein: protein MVIFFKQLVVTFASLILFSGLWGGYCFYRYNIKSGLLPSESSSFPWVFLGLTDTLNGGSSAISMKDSSQYIDYSYVLTDDVKYPFVTAMIVFSDSGENYINLSRYTSLTIRIKCSTENILAFNLHSYDAKVTEKSNLDSYRISEFWFSCSPEWQDVAIDLHHLHVPAWWLDLFNQKNSDQAYQLEKVHAISFAASRQGPIDTLAQVSINKIGLEGVDQRFLWLYLVTTVLFWLLGIGWLVKRYTVALIQIVENKAVINRPIVAHEHLSNEPRAVNTQVGQILDFMAVEYCNSDMSLEFVTTQLGINRNTLNKLLKSELGLTFNAYLNKLRLVEAARILSKNEETSVSELAYSLGYNNVTYFNRLFKQLHGCTPKQMKTTAEAEPIQQ, encoded by the coding sequence ATGGTTATTTTTTTTAAGCAACTCGTTGTTACCTTCGCTTCTCTCATTTTGTTTTCCGGGTTGTGGGGGGGGTACTGTTTTTATAGGTACAATATAAAGAGTGGTCTTCTTCCTTCAGAAAGTAGTTCTTTTCCTTGGGTGTTTCTTGGTTTAACGGATACGCTAAATGGCGGAAGCTCGGCTATCTCCATGAAAGACTCTAGCCAATACATTGACTACTCCTATGTGCTAACCGATGACGTTAAGTACCCCTTTGTGACGGCGATGATCGTATTTTCTGATTCGGGCGAGAATTATATTAATCTAAGCCGTTATACCAGTCTTACTATTCGGATTAAATGTAGCACTGAGAATATTTTGGCTTTTAATTTGCACAGTTACGACGCGAAGGTTACTGAGAAATCCAACCTAGACAGTTACCGAATATCGGAGTTCTGGTTTTCGTGTAGCCCCGAATGGCAAGATGTCGCAATAGATTTACACCATTTACATGTGCCTGCGTGGTGGTTGGATTTGTTTAACCAGAAAAATTCAGACCAGGCGTATCAGCTCGAAAAAGTGCATGCCATCTCTTTTGCCGCATCTCGCCAGGGCCCTATCGATACCCTTGCTCAGGTGAGCATAAACAAAATCGGCTTGGAGGGTGTTGATCAGAGATTCTTATGGTTGTATCTGGTTACTACGGTGCTGTTTTGGTTATTAGGTATCGGTTGGCTGGTGAAGCGTTACACGGTGGCTTTAATTCAGATTGTTGAAAACAAGGCTGTTATAAATCGGCCGATCGTGGCTCATGAGCATTTGTCTAATGAGCCTAGAGCCGTAAACACTCAAGTGGGCCAAATATTGGACTTTATGGCTGTTGAATATTGTAATTCTGACATGAGCTTGGAGTTTGTTACTACGCAGTTGGGCATTAACCGAAACACTTTAAATAAACTGCTAAAGAGCGAGCTGGGATTAACCTTCAATGCATACCTTAATAAGCTTAGGCTGGTGGAGGCGGCGCGTATTCTCTCTAAAAATGAGGAAACGTCCGTTTCTGAGCTGGCCTACAGTCTGGGTTATAACAACGTCACCTACTTCAACAGGTTGTTTAAACAGTTGCACGGTTGTACACCGAAACAAATGAAAACTACAGCAGAGGCTGAGCCAATACAGCAGTAG
- a CDS encoding nucleoside hydrolase-like domain-containing protein — MNKFAKAAIPWIAGTLVSLSLPQFAGAQNVQFVGNITTNGSVRSDFLDYWDQITPENEGKWGSVEKSRDNYSWGGQDAAYNFAKANGIPFKAHTLVWGSQYPNWINNLSNSEKAEEIEEWIRDYCNRYPDTDIIDVVNEATPGHAPANFAKDAFGDNWIIKSFQLARQYCPNATLVLNDYNVLIWNTDEFIQMAQPAINAGVVDALGLQAHGLQSKSGSELKSTLDRIANLGLPIYISEYDVQSTDDQAQLRMMQDQFPVFYNHPSVVGITFWGYVVGATWREGTGLIQSNGSFRPAMTWLMDYLDNNPGSSSSSSSVSSSSSSSSSSSTGNGSSLMVELENLSGSNNFSPFSVQNDGSASGGQYVVWPNNGTQIVSSPSDSESGQVQVGFTLSQSSNVEFQIRANMANGDDDSFYYKLDNGSWGTQNNQSTSDWGTLTPASFSNVSAGSHTLHILRREDGAKLDTVTLLASSGSISGGTGSSSSSSSSSSSSSSSSSSSSSSSSSSSSSVSSSSSSVSSSSSSTGNGSCDGVNEYPNWTSKDWSGGAYNHAEGGDRMVYQGVLYEANWYTNSVPGSDGTWTTIGACGAISSSSSSSVSSSSSSVSSSSSSSSSVSSSSSSVSSSSSSSSSSSSSSSSTPGGDLVIEENQTGFCSVDGSVDSNNSGYTGSGFANTDNAAGKRVIWRVNAPYASSFGLEWRYANGSTTNRVGSVTVNGSSQGNVDFPGTGSWSSWTMATTMVNLNAGVNDIVLESGISEGLGNIDSLGNQGGGLTAANCNGSSSSSSSSSSSSSSSNSSSSSSSSSSSSSTPSGNTVRYRVINTTDIGADPDDEQSLVRQLVMSNEYDIEGIITTTGCWKKTTSNTGAVDRILNAYSQAYPNLSKHADGFPTPQYLDSINVMGQRGYGMGDVGSGKDSAGSNLIINAVDKNDPRPVWATCWGGCNTIAQALWRVKNDRSQSEVNEFVSKLRVFDILGQGDDGNWIAKTFPNLKYIRATQVYNSWAPPKAAVISERFRATAHWVLCIQTLYGQPKGIAHRLCICVIPR; from the coding sequence ATGAATAAATTCGCAAAAGCCGCGATACCGTGGATTGCAGGCACCTTGGTGTCTCTGTCACTTCCACAGTTTGCTGGCGCACAAAACGTGCAGTTTGTCGGTAATATCACTACTAACGGTAGTGTAAGGTCCGATTTTTTAGACTACTGGGACCAAATTACACCAGAAAACGAGGGTAAATGGGGCTCAGTTGAAAAGTCTCGCGACAACTATAGTTGGGGTGGCCAAGACGCCGCTTATAACTTTGCAAAGGCGAATGGCATTCCCTTTAAGGCGCATACGTTGGTCTGGGGCAGTCAGTACCCAAACTGGATTAACAACTTAAGTAATTCAGAAAAAGCCGAAGAAATTGAAGAGTGGATTCGCGACTACTGTAATCGCTACCCCGATACCGACATTATTGACGTAGTAAATGAAGCAACCCCCGGCCACGCGCCGGCAAATTTTGCCAAAGACGCATTTGGCGATAACTGGATTATTAAGTCTTTTCAGTTGGCTAGGCAATATTGCCCCAATGCCACACTGGTTTTGAATGATTACAACGTATTGATATGGAATACCGATGAATTTATTCAAATGGCGCAACCGGCTATTAATGCAGGTGTTGTTGATGCGCTTGGCTTGCAGGCACACGGTTTGCAAAGTAAATCTGGCTCTGAATTGAAGTCAACGCTAGATCGCATTGCTAACCTTGGGTTGCCTATTTATATTTCTGAATACGATGTACAAAGTACAGACGATCAAGCGCAATTGCGTATGATGCAAGACCAATTCCCTGTGTTCTATAACCACCCAAGCGTGGTGGGTATTACTTTTTGGGGGTATGTTGTGGGTGCCACTTGGCGAGAAGGTACTGGCTTAATTCAAAGTAACGGTTCTTTCCGCCCAGCCATGACTTGGTTGATGGACTACTTGGATAATAACCCTGGAAGTTCGTCGTCTTCATCAAGCGTGTCTTCTTCTAGCTCTTCTTCATCTAGTTCTTCTACCGGTAACGGAAGTAGTTTAATGGTAGAGCTGGAAAACCTTTCAGGCAGTAATAATTTCTCTCCGTTTTCGGTACAGAACGATGGCAGTGCCTCTGGCGGCCAGTATGTGGTTTGGCCTAATAATGGTACTCAGATAGTGAGTTCGCCTTCTGATTCTGAATCCGGTCAGGTGCAGGTTGGTTTTACTTTGTCTCAATCGTCGAATGTTGAATTTCAGATTCGAGCGAATATGGCCAATGGCGACGATGATTCTTTTTACTATAAGTTAGATAATGGTTCTTGGGGTACTCAAAATAACCAGTCCACTTCTGACTGGGGCACCTTAACGCCAGCAAGTTTCTCAAACGTGTCGGCGGGCTCCCATACGCTGCATATTTTGCGTCGTGAAGATGGTGCCAAGCTAGATACCGTTACCCTGCTTGCGTCGTCTGGCAGTATTTCAGGTGGTACGGGTAGTAGTAGCTCTAGTTCTAGCTCATCCAGTTCTAGCTCTAGTTCAAGCTCATCCAGTTCTAGTTCCAGCTCATCCAGTTCCAGTAGTGTTTCATCCTCCAGTTCTAGCGTTAGCTCATCTAGCAGTTCAACGGGTAACGGTAGTTGTGATGGTGTGAATGAGTATCCAAACTGGACATCGAAAGACTGGTCTGGCGGTGCCTATAATCACGCAGAAGGCGGCGACCGCATGGTTTATCAGGGCGTTCTCTATGAGGCTAACTGGTACACTAACTCAGTGCCCGGTAGCGATGGCACTTGGACAACCATTGGTGCCTGTGGCGCCATTAGCTCCAGCTCGTCCTCCAGTGTGAGCTCAAGCTCCTCGTCTGTGAGTTCTTCTAGTTCGTCTTCCAGCAGTGTAAGCTCCAGCTCCTCATCTGTAAGCTCTTCCAGCTCCTCATCAAGCTCGTCTTCCAGCTCCTCATCAAGCACTCCTGGTGGTGATCTTGTTATTGAAGAAAATCAAACCGGGTTCTGTTCGGTTGACGGTTCTGTCGATAGCAATAATTCTGGCTATACAGGAAGCGGTTTTGCTAATACCGATAATGCCGCTGGTAAGCGCGTTATTTGGCGAGTAAATGCACCCTATGCCAGTAGTTTTGGTCTGGAATGGCGTTATGCTAACGGCTCCACCACTAATCGTGTGGGTAGCGTTACGGTTAATGGTTCCTCTCAGGGTAATGTGGACTTCCCCGGCACTGGCTCTTGGTCCAGCTGGACGATGGCCACCACAATGGTCAACTTGAATGCGGGCGTCAATGATATCGTATTGGAATCCGGTATTAGCGAAGGCTTAGGTAATATCGATTCACTTGGTAATCAGGGTGGCGGCTTAACGGCGGCGAACTGTAACGGCTCATCAAGTTCTTCGAGCTCCTCAAGTAGTTCGTCATCCAGTTCTAACTCGTCAAGTAGTTCCTCTTCGAGCAGTTCGTCCTCTTCTACTCCTTCGGGTAATACCGTTCGTTACCGCGTTATTAACACCACCGATATAGGCGCCGACCCGGACGACGAACAGTCATTGGTTCGTCAACTGGTCATGTCTAATGAGTATGACATTGAGGGCATTATCACGACGACCGGTTGTTGGAAAAAAACGACCAGTAATACCGGCGCAGTGGATCGTATTCTTAACGCCTACAGCCAAGCTTACCCAAACCTTAGCAAGCATGCCGATGGTTTCCCAACTCCTCAGTACCTAGACTCCATTAATGTGATGGGGCAGCGCGGTTATGGTATGGGCGATGTAGGTTCCGGTAAGGATAGTGCGGGTTCCAACCTTATTATTAACGCGGTTGATAAAAATGACCCACGCCCGGTGTGGGCGACCTGTTGGGGCGGATGTAACACCATTGCTCAGGCGTTGTGGCGTGTTAAAAATGACCGTTCCCAGTCCGAAGTTAATGAGTTTGTCAGTAAGCTGCGGGTATTTGATATTTTGGGTCAGGGCGACGACGGTAACTGGATAGCTAAAACCTTCCCTAACTTGAAGTACATTCGTGCCACGCAAGTTTACAACAGCTGGGCACCCCCAAAGGCGGCAGTTATATCAGAGAGATTCAGAGCCACGGCCCATTGGGTTCTGTGTATCCAGACACTGTATGGTCAACCGAAGGGGATAGCCCATCGTTTATGTATTTGCGTAATCCCGCGTTGA
- a CDS encoding nucleoside hydrolase-like domain-containing protein: MYPDTVWSTEGDSPSFMYLRNPALNDAEKLDQGSWGGRFKTSKSANIKGMECMNSGAYNTHYMHGNTSEGSNAIKKWKVGYDNDFQARMDWAINSNYSSANHHPRIVINNNADEAVMYLNASSGSSVSLNANGSSDPDGDNLSYAWSYYSEPSSYGGSVTINNSSSSNATVQVPSNASGRSIHVILTLRDNGSPNLYEYRRVVINVQ; this comes from the coding sequence GTGTATCCAGACACTGTATGGTCAACCGAAGGGGATAGCCCATCGTTTATGTATTTGCGTAATCCCGCGTTGAACGACGCAGAAAAGCTTGATCAAGGTAGTTGGGGTGGTCGTTTCAAGACCAGCAAGTCTGCGAACATTAAGGGAATGGAATGCATGAACAGTGGGGCATACAACACCCATTACATGCATGGCAATACCTCCGAAGGTTCCAACGCGATTAAGAAGTGGAAGGTAGGGTATGACAACGACTTCCAGGCGCGTATGGATTGGGCAATTAACAGCAACTACTCTTCGGCGAACCATCATCCCAGAATTGTGATTAACAATAATGCGGATGAAGCTGTGATGTATCTGAATGCGTCTTCCGGTTCCAGCGTTAGCTTAAATGCTAATGGCTCCAGCGATCCAGACGGCGACAATTTGAGCTACGCCTGGTCGTACTACAGCGAGCCCAGTTCTTACGGCGGTTCGGTGACGATCAACAATAGTTCTTCGTCTAACGCTACGGTACAGGTTCCGTCAAATGCCAGTGGCAGAAGTATTCACGTTATTTTAACGCTGCGTGACAACGGTTCACCTAACCTCTATGAGTATCGACGCGTAGTCATTAACGTTCAGTAG